A part of Desulfomicrobium baculatum DSM 4028 genomic DNA contains:
- a CDS encoding efflux RND transporter periplasmic adaptor subunit gives MNGNSRSLGFFFPGAAVVVVCLTLLASCEGQKEVQEASAEPRPVKMMTVGQASQATQRSFPGTVRAARRAELAFQVSGTLIRLPVGEGQEVREGDVLAQLEQRDFETGLRSAQGQYGNVRAALESAKSEYERILRIRKQDPGATSESMIVKRREAMDRATAELESVQAAVDAARDKLGYTRLHAPFSGIVSRRHVENFQEVQAKEPVVSLDDISSLEILVDLPESVVARINEPSERTGKQAPVHAEFAALPGREFSLIVKEFSTRADPKTQTFQVVFQMEKPDDVAILPGMTAMIVGSAQQGVNGDGRYVIPAVAVFGDEQGVSHVWVVEPKSMAVQRRKVGIGEVAGDAGIRITEGLQAGEIVAVSGASQLRDGMRVKPFDGTF, from the coding sequence ATGAACGGAAATTCTCGCAGTCTCGGGTTTTTCTTTCCCGGCGCGGCCGTTGTGGTTGTCTGTCTGACCCTTCTGGCCTCGTGCGAGGGTCAAAAGGAGGTGCAGGAGGCGTCCGCGGAGCCCCGGCCCGTGAAGATGATGACCGTCGGACAGGCTTCGCAAGCCACGCAACGCTCGTTTCCGGGCACGGTGCGGGCGGCCAGGCGGGCGGAGTTGGCCTTTCAGGTTTCCGGCACCCTCATCCGGCTTCCCGTTGGGGAGGGGCAGGAGGTGCGGGAAGGGGACGTTCTGGCACAGCTGGAGCAACGCGATTTCGAGACCGGTCTGCGCAGCGCCCAGGGGCAGTACGGCAATGTCCGCGCCGCTTTGGAGAGCGCCAAAAGCGAGTACGAGCGGATTCTGCGGATCCGCAAACAGGATCCCGGCGCGACCAGCGAGAGCATGATCGTGAAAAGGCGCGAAGCCATGGACCGGGCCACGGCCGAGCTGGAGTCCGTCCAGGCAGCGGTGGACGCGGCCAGGGACAAGCTTGGCTACACCCGCCTGCACGCTCCTTTTTCCGGCATCGTCTCCAGGCGGCATGTGGAAAATTTTCAGGAGGTGCAGGCCAAGGAGCCCGTCGTCAGCCTGGACGACATCTCGTCCCTTGAAATTCTGGTCGACCTGCCAGAGAGCGTGGTTGCGCGCATAAACGAGCCTTCTGAAAGAACAGGGAAGCAGGCTCCGGTGCATGCGGAGTTCGCGGCCCTGCCGGGTCGGGAATTTTCTCTCATCGTCAAGGAATTCTCCACCAGGGCGGACCCCAAAACCCAGACCTTCCAGGTCGTCTTCCAGATGGAAAAGCCGGACGATGTCGCCATCCTGCCGGGCATGACCGCCATGATCGTCGGCTCCGCGCAGCAAGGCGTGAACGGAGACGGCCGGTACGTCATTCCCGCAGTGGCTGTTTTCGGCGACGAGCAGGGCGTCTCCCATGTCTGGGTGGTGGAGCCGAAATCCATGGCCGTGCAGCGCCGCAAGGTCGGCATCGGCGAGGTGGCCGGGGATGCGGGCATCCGCATAACCGAAGGCCTGCAGGCCGGAGAGATTGTGGCGGTGAGCGGAGCCAGTCAGCTGCGTGACGGGATGCGGGTCAAGCCGTTTGATGGAACCTTCTGA